TAGTATGTGTGTATAGGCTGTTCGAAACAAATCCTACTGTCATGGTCTTTACCTTAAGTACACTGTCCTAAAGTTTATTGTAATAAgtgaattaatgaaaataaaccttttatttCTCTAGCATTCTGTTGgtaccttttatttttgtaagttgCTATGCAGGCTGTGGCTGATACACACATTTTGTGGTGCCATAGAATGAAAGTTTTAGGTACCAATTATTCTTTTGGCCTGTAtcaattgtttttattttagaataagtGAATAAATTCACTTGCTGCTCAGAAGACTTTATTAGCCAAGTGGGGCTGTTTATACAGGCAGGCTACTTGCTGAAGAAGTGAACCTGACTTCCTTTGAAGAGTTGTCCGCGTAGCAGTCTCGTCTGGCAACGTACTCCCCAACATTAGATAGACCtggcaccacacagcagctcagaGCACTACGGTATATGCCCATGTCGTGAACATCGTACCACTCGTTAGCGTTTTCATCGTAACACTCAACGTTGAAAGTCGTGGTAAAACCGTTAAAGCCACCAACCACAAACAAAAGATCATCCACCACTTCAATGCCAAAGTTGCTGCGAGGATTGAACATGGTGTGGACTGTGCGCCACGTGTTGGCAATGGGGTTGTACGCTTCCACGCTCCGAAGCCGGTTGACTCCATCAAATCCTCCTACCTGTGGATGCCAAAGGTACAGAGTCAAAACAGGCCTTTCCTCACCCGCGAAGTCAGCCGAATCATTTCACACACAAGTAAGGTGGTAACTGCTCCTGCCTCACTGACTTCGGTTTGAGCATTGCTGAGAGCGTGTGATCTCAAAACACAATGCTCGCTTATTGCAGACTGCTCCCTTGTTCTTTCTGGAGCTTCCAAAAGTTATTTTGTGCAACTGTCAGATTTTACGCTTCTACAAAGTTTAAATGCAGTACATAGATAGGATAAACAGGACCAAGCAAATGTTCTGTGCTGCTAATGctgttagcagcagcagaaaataatttctttgctgcagctgcttaaaaattgtccacacatttttcattttaaaaagtgtgcaGGTGTAGTATTCTCAGGCGGTGTATCAACCATTCTGGCTCTGACTCTTCCCTAAATCTCACTTAAAAGCAAATGGCCAGCCTGAAAATCTAGGAAATGGAGATTAGCAAAACTAAGTACTGAAGTGCTGGGTGGTGTTACAGCAGAGGTGCCGCTTCTCCCTTACCGCATACACTTCGTTTCCGTACGCGATCACGCCTACTCCACTTCTTCTGCTTCTCATTGGGGCTATAAAGGTCCATTGATTTGTTGTGGCATCGTATACTTCAGCTGTGATCAAGCACTCATTTCCGTTGAAGCCACCACATATATACACCtgtttacaggaggaaaaaaaaagtgtgagcaGGGCAGTTACACTCTTGGTGGGAGAACACATCGAGGAGAAAATGAATGGCGTGGCTGGATTCTgaggggttgggtttggtttgtttttaatgggaaTGGTCATCCTGGGTTTGAAGTAATAAAAGTGCAGTGAGTTACTCAGGCCAGCAGGATTGAGACCCTTTATTTCCTGAACTGCATGGAGCAGATAGGCATGGTATTGGACCTGTGGCCAGGAAAGCTGCAGTCCGGCAGCAAGTGGGCTATGGGTAAGCAGCTCGGAAGAGTTTTACCACTCCTGTCTGCATCTCTGCCACGCCAGTCAGTTGCTGCCTCTTAGAGAGCTTTGTATCTGTAGCTCCAGGATTTAATGAATAAGGTTTATGTGaactttcttcctctttattttaaatgatctGTCACGTTAAAGGGAGCATTTGTTACCTTTCCTGCTCCCACAGCTCCTCTTTTCTATCTAGGTGAAAACTCAGAGTGGTAGCTGTGTTTATCACTGGCTGAGCTCCATGAAAGTCCCTGCCTCGATACGTGCCACGCGAAAGGACAGGCACTTGCTCGCTGTGTAATGCTGCATGCTGATGTTTGGTTCCTTGTCCCACTCGCCATACTTCAACCTTACCTGCTTTCTGTAATCTCATGGCCTGTTTACCTTTTCATGCAGCGTGGTTGCACTCGCATCGCTTCTCTGCTCGTGCATGGGAGCAATCAGTGTCCACTGGTTCGTCTCTGGCTCGTACCGTTCTGCTGTGTTGAGGCGCATGTATCCATCAAACCCTCCCATGGCGTAGATGAAGTTGTTAAGAACGGCGACGCTGACGTAGCAGCGCCGCGAGTGCATGGGTGCGGCCTGCTGCCATGTTTTCTTCAGTGGGTCAAACCGCTTGACGCTGTTGAAATAATCCACGCTGTCAAATCCTCCGATAACGTAGACAAAGCCTTTTAAATAAGCAGCGCCATGATAGGCAAGGGGGCTTTCTTGCTCGCATGTGACGTTCACCCACTTGTCTGCACGGGCATCGTACGTCTCAATGGCGTTGGTCGGGCTCCCCCCGCTCCAGCCTCCGATAGCAAACAAGATGGCATAGGGCAGGCGAGGCCGACTGAGCGGGTTGGCGAAATCCGAGTAAGATGGGCCGTGCATATTGAGGTTGTACATTTCTGTCAGTGCGTTTATGATGAGAACTTTGCACTCCTCGTTGTCCTTCACATAATCGTGCGTTTTGACGTTGTTCATGAAGTATTCTGCTTGCATCAGTGCCAGTCGaacctgaaaaatggaaaaaggaggTTAGAATATTAATGCAGGTGCTTTACTCTTTGGTATCCTTCATGGATAGCTCCAATGCTGGATGGCTTTGCTTTCAGGCTACAGTGTTGTTTAAAGCTTATTAGAGAACCAGAGAATTAAATGTGTAGTTTTTAGCTAGTCCAGAAAGGGGTGTGCAAGGGTAAATCATTTGATTTCATGGCAGGGAGTGTGCCGTTGCTTTGGCACGGTGCTTTCCTGTATGCAGACTGAAACTGCCCTAACGCCTGCTGCTATTTGCATAGTATAGTTTGTCTAGGCAAACACTCATCAGCTTTGTGTATGTAGCGATAATGTCATCCCATGTGAAATTTGGCCCTTCCTGGATGTGAGGAACAGTTAAACTTAAGCTCTAAACGCGAGAAAATGTGCACTTAAAAGGTCTGTCCCAACCCCAGCGCAGGATCTTCAACCCGTGCCCCAGCATAGCAATAGCCTAAGGGTCTGAAAGCACACTTCCTTGTGAGCAGTGTTAGGAAGCTGCAGTTTCTTCCGGtcttataagaaaaataaagcgACTTTGGCTCGGCTGCCCCGtacccagctctgcagagccgcCCGGGCCCACGCTGTGACAGCACCGACCTTGCCCAGCAAGACTGCGATGTGCTGCCTCCTGTTCTGCGGGTCGTGAGCGATCCATTTCAGAATAGCCTCGAACACAGCATCTTCTTGTTTCACATTGAGCTCGTCCTTCTCAATGATGTGCTTTAGCTCGTTGACGGAGAGGTCTAGAAACTCTGTAGACACCTTGGTCATCTCCTCGAAGTGATGGAGGATGAACACATAGGCTGCTTCTCGCAGGTCGGGGCAGTGGTAATAATCTGTGAGTCTGCAGATGCCGATGCAATTTTCCAAGCATAGCTGGGATTTTAAGAACTCGCAGCACAGTCTGATGATGCCCATGATATTGAACTGGTCTGCTGCGGTTAGCAAACTTTCAACGTTGTCAGCCGTGACCGGTACTGTCCTGGTGTAGGCATACTCAATAATGAGCCTCATCATCTCAGGTGAAGTGCCGGGGATTTTATACACTATCTTCTCTGCATGGTTCCAGCTGCTGGTAAACAAAGccctggaaaaacaaagcagtgctgggggaaaaaaccgCTTCGCTGCATTAAACCCTGACCCCGTTATCCCCTGTGCCTTCTTCCCCGGGCACCAATTTGGGCTCTAGCAGTAGCCATGCTGGGAGGCCATGTAGTTTATTAATTAATGTTTTACTAGCTGGTTGTTTCAAAAAGGAGTCACAGCCTCCGGCTGAGGACAGAGGGCAACAGGGCGAGTGGTCACCTTGCTTCAACAAGAGTACCAGAGAATAATGGTGTGTGGGGAAGGAAAACCTCCCACCCGATGGCAGATAAGCCAGGCTGGCcacgctcccagccctgcaccgcaTCTGGGGGTTCATCAGATGCCACTTCCAGACCTGCTATTAGATCGTTGTGGATTAGGTTAGGTTGTGGATTAATTAGATTAGGTTGTGGATTAATTCTGGTGTCCAGGCAGGTACCAGGACTATGGGTAACTGCTGGATGAGAGTTTTAAGACAATGTGACGCAGACTAGGAAGTAgttttt
The nucleotide sequence above comes from Mycteria americana isolate JAX WOST 10 ecotype Jacksonville Zoo and Gardens chromosome 22, USCA_MyAme_1.0, whole genome shotgun sequence. Encoded proteins:
- the KLHL10 gene encoding kelch-like protein 10; translation: MMRLIIEYAYTRTVPVTADNVESLLTAADQFNIMGIIRLCCEFLKSQLCLENCIGICRLTDYYHCPDLREAAYVFILHHFEEMTKVSTEFLDLSVNELKHIIEKDELNVKQEDAVFEAILKWIAHDPQNRRQHIAVLLGKVRLALMQAEYFMNNVKTHDYVKDNEECKVLIINALTEMYNLNMHGPSYSDFANPLSRPRLPYAILFAIGGWSGGSPTNAIETYDARADKWVNVTCEQESPLAYHGAAYLKGFVYVIGGFDSVDYFNSVKRFDPLKKTWQQAAPMHSRRCYVSVAVLNNFIYAMGGFDGYMRLNTAERYEPETNQWTLIAPMHEQRSDASATTLHEKVYICGGFNGNECLITAEVYDATTNQWTFIAPMRSRRSGVGVIAYGNEVYAVGGFDGVNRLRSVEAYNPIANTWRTVHTMFNPRSNFGIEVVDDLLFVVGGFNGFTTTFNVECYDENANEWYDVHDMGIYRSALSCCVVPGLSNVGEYVARRDCYADNSSKEVRFTSSASSLPV